The following proteins are encoded in a genomic region of Microbacterium sp. NC79:
- a CDS encoding RNA helicase, whose product MDEFQVQACHSLEEGHGVLVAAPTGAGKTVVGEFAIYLAMRTGTDKAFYTTPMKALSNQKFRELVDVYGAGEVGLLTGDTNINPHARVVVMTTEVLRNMLYADSAALRGLRFVVMDEVHYLADRFRGAVWEEVIIHLPEEVRVVALSATVSNAEEFGDWLAAVRGGTEVIVSEIRPVPLEQHVLARGDLLPLFDQRSGIATQQVNRELARLRTFKGVAWENNSRTAHARGRDKQKPKYQKPSMAGRGSRLDRAEAIETLRRDNLLPAIFFIFSRVGCEQAVQQVARDGISLTSADERREIRRHVEERIYMLPDEDLSVLGYWTWRENLERGIAAHHAGMLPAFKEIVEELFQRKLVKVVFATETLALGINMPARTVVLEKLEKFNGEARVPITSGEYTQLTGRAGRRGIDVEGHSVVVWNEGMDVEAVAALASRRTYPMNSSFRPTYNMAVNLIDQFGRSRAREILESSFAQFQADRAVVGLAVKVRDADESLRGYRDSLACDRGDFLDYSRLRRELTEAERRGRGELYGSQERAEKRRNDINSLRARMQKHACHSCPDREKHARWAERYWKLERQVSQWRSQIDRRTGTVARIFDRVVDVLDELGYVDVAPNGSATLTPSGRTMRRIYGDRDLLVAESLRTGIWKNLDAASLAALACALVYEPRRDENGTGMRDLPKGAFRIALDETAMLWARLDDVEHDFDLPGTEPLAPGLSAAMHSWARGANLDRVLTQADMAAGDFVRWTKQTIDLLDQLSIVADGDIGTTARRALDLVRRGIVVYSGV is encoded by the coding sequence ATGGACGAGTTTCAGGTGCAAGCGTGTCACTCGTTGGAAGAGGGCCACGGAGTGTTGGTCGCGGCACCCACGGGGGCGGGTAAAACCGTCGTTGGTGAGTTCGCGATCTATCTCGCGATGCGCACCGGTACTGACAAGGCCTTCTATACGACGCCCATGAAGGCGCTGTCCAATCAGAAGTTCCGTGAACTTGTCGACGTGTATGGCGCGGGCGAAGTGGGGCTGCTCACTGGCGATACAAATATCAATCCGCATGCGCGTGTTGTGGTGATGACAACCGAAGTTTTGCGCAACATGCTCTACGCCGATTCCGCGGCGCTGCGCGGTCTTCGTTTTGTCGTGATGGATGAGGTTCACTACCTTGCCGACCGGTTCCGCGGCGCGGTGTGGGAAGAGGTCATCATCCACCTCCCCGAAGAGGTTCGCGTTGTCGCCCTGTCTGCCACCGTGTCAAACGCCGAGGAGTTTGGTGACTGGTTGGCTGCGGTGCGCGGCGGAACCGAAGTGATCGTTTCTGAAATTCGTCCGGTTCCCTTGGAACAGCACGTGTTGGCCCGCGGCGACCTGTTACCGCTCTTTGACCAGCGGTCAGGCATCGCTACCCAGCAGGTGAATCGCGAGCTTGCCCGCCTCCGTACTTTCAAGGGTGTGGCCTGGGAAAACAACTCCCGTACCGCGCATGCCCGCGGTCGCGACAAGCAGAAGCCCAAGTACCAGAAGCCATCCATGGCGGGCCGAGGCAGCCGTCTCGATCGAGCCGAAGCCATTGAGACTCTGCGTCGCGACAATCTTTTGCCTGCGATCTTCTTCATCTTTTCCCGGGTCGGGTGCGAACAGGCCGTTCAGCAGGTCGCACGCGATGGAATTTCGTTAACGAGCGCCGACGAACGTCGCGAAATTCGCCGTCACGTCGAAGAGCGCATATACATGCTCCCCGACGAAGACCTTTCGGTCCTCGGCTACTGGACGTGGCGCGAGAACCTGGAGCGGGGCATCGCGGCTCACCACGCCGGAATGTTGCCCGCATTCAAGGAGATCGTCGAAGAGCTGTTTCAGCGCAAGCTTGTCAAGGTGGTATTCGCCACCGAGACATTGGCGCTCGGTATCAATATGCCCGCTCGTACCGTCGTGCTCGAAAAACTCGAAAAGTTCAATGGTGAGGCCCGTGTACCGATCACGTCGGGGGAGTACACCCAGCTGACGGGTCGTGCCGGTCGCCGCGGTATTGATGTCGAGGGCCACTCCGTTGTGGTCTGGAACGAGGGCATGGATGTTGAGGCGGTTGCGGCGCTGGCATCGCGGCGCACGTATCCGATGAACTCGTCGTTCCGGCCGACATACAACATGGCCGTGAACCTCATCGATCAGTTCGGTCGCTCCCGTGCGCGCGAGATTCTGGAATCGTCGTTTGCGCAGTTCCAAGCCGACCGTGCGGTCGTCGGGCTGGCCGTTAAGGTGCGTGATGCCGACGAGTCATTGCGCGGATACCGCGACTCTCTGGCATGTGATCGCGGGGATTTCCTTGACTACTCTCGGTTGCGCCGCGAGCTGACCGAGGCGGAAAGACGGGGCAGGGGCGAGCTTTACGGCTCGCAGGAACGCGCCGAGAAGCGCCGCAATGACATCAACAGCCTGCGTGCGCGGATGCAGAAACACGCGTGCCATTCGTGCCCCGATCGCGAAAAGCATGCGCGCTGGGCGGAACGGTACTGGAAGCTCGAGCGCCAGGTCTCTCAGTGGCGCTCGCAAATTGACCGTCGCACCGGAACCGTCGCCCGCATCTTTGACCGTGTTGTCGACGTACTGGATGAGCTGGGCTACGTCGACGTCGCCCCCAACGGATCTGCGACTCTGACGCCGTCCGGGCGCACAATGCGGCGCATCTATGGCGACCGCGACCTGTTGGTCGCCGAATCTCTTCGCACCGGCATTTGGAAGAACCTGGACGCCGCTTCGCTTGCTGCGCTGGCTTGTGCTCTCGTGTATGAACCGCGTCGCGACGAAAACGGTACCGGAATGCGTGACCTGCCCAAGGGCGCGTTCCGGATCGCGCTTGATGAAACCGCCATGCTCTGGGCACGACTCGATGACGTGGAACACGACTTTGACCTGCCGGGAACCGAACCGCTCGCCCCTGGACTGTCGGCTGCCATGCACTCGTGGGCCCGCGGCGCGAACCTTGACCGCGTTTTGACGCAGGCTGACATGGCCGCTGGCGACTTTGTGCGCTGGACCAAGCAGACCATCGACCTGCTTGACCAGCTCAGCATCGTGGCAGACGGTGATATCGGAACCACTGCTCGGCGGGCACTCGATCTCGTACGCCGCGGCATCGTCGTCTATTCAGGAGTGTGA
- the lnt gene encoding apolipoprotein N-acyltransferase yields the protein MSVVDPAPDKAFVPLGVAAFLAVIGGAALDLAFPSVGIWPLAFVGIAIALITLIGRSIGGGLLIGLLFGLSFYLIHILWATRYLGVIPWLALAGIEGIFWGLGSILIVLAYRWVPKLSTRPVVTHVATAVLVGGIWSARELFMGSWPYSGFPWGRMGISQSESPLAHLTSWVGITGLSFLLVTFTALVVEWFRFIRARWHTAPTRTRVGWGMFGAPIATMMVLFLVLPAFPTTPNGTMTVGSVQGNGPAGYFDDRSEHSVMQAQLDATEPLLGEDIDVLLWPEGGVDWDPLQQPTVARILDRLAIDADAPILMNAVTERGEQYFNTSMLWQAGDGAVAYYDKRNPVPFGEYVPDRWFYEMIVPDLIGLIQREYAPGTNSPVFDVDGIAVGLAICFDVIYDAVIWEGAADGAEVYMFQTNNADFRETDENLQQLAFARMRAIETGRSVVNISTVGTSQVMAPDGRTIDQLPEAEPGHMLTEVELRTGLTPAVILGSSIQFVLLWGSVGALVVVGVAARHRRRRTTAVQ from the coding sequence GTGAGCGTCGTCGATCCAGCGCCAGACAAGGCGTTCGTCCCGCTCGGGGTTGCGGCGTTTCTCGCCGTGATTGGTGGAGCGGCCCTCGACCTCGCGTTTCCGTCCGTGGGCATCTGGCCGCTCGCTTTCGTCGGCATTGCCATCGCGCTGATCACGCTGATTGGGCGTTCGATCGGCGGTGGGCTGCTGATCGGGCTGCTCTTCGGACTTTCGTTTTACCTGATCCACATTCTGTGGGCGACGCGCTACCTCGGGGTGATCCCGTGGCTTGCTCTCGCCGGAATTGAAGGCATCTTCTGGGGCCTCGGCTCCATTCTGATTGTGCTCGCCTACCGGTGGGTGCCGAAGCTCTCCACGCGGCCCGTGGTGACGCACGTAGCGACTGCAGTCCTCGTGGGTGGGATCTGGAGCGCGCGCGAACTCTTCATGGGCTCCTGGCCGTACAGTGGCTTTCCCTGGGGGCGGATGGGCATCAGCCAATCGGAAAGCCCGCTCGCACACCTCACATCGTGGGTGGGCATCACCGGCTTGAGCTTTTTGCTGGTGACTTTCACCGCACTCGTCGTCGAATGGTTCCGCTTTATTCGCGCTCGCTGGCATACGGCACCGACGCGTACGCGCGTGGGCTGGGGAATGTTTGGCGCCCCTATCGCGACGATGATGGTGCTGTTCCTGGTGCTGCCTGCGTTCCCGACGACGCCCAATGGAACCATGACGGTGGGATCGGTGCAGGGTAATGGCCCTGCCGGGTATTTTGATGACCGCTCAGAGCACAGTGTCATGCAGGCCCAGCTTGATGCGACAGAGCCACTCCTCGGCGAAGACATCGATGTGCTGTTGTGGCCGGAAGGCGGCGTCGACTGGGATCCGCTGCAGCAGCCGACGGTGGCCCGGATTCTGGATCGGCTGGCAATTGATGCAGACGCACCCATTCTGATGAACGCTGTCACCGAGCGTGGCGAGCAGTACTTCAACACCTCCATGCTGTGGCAGGCGGGGGATGGCGCGGTCGCGTACTACGACAAACGCAACCCGGTGCCGTTCGGAGAGTATGTGCCCGATCGATGGTTCTACGAAATGATCGTGCCGGATCTCATCGGCCTCATTCAACGCGAGTACGCCCCTGGAACCAATAGTCCCGTTTTCGACGTTGATGGTATCGCCGTTGGCCTTGCAATCTGCTTCGACGTTATTTACGACGCGGTGATCTGGGAGGGCGCTGCTGACGGCGCCGAGGTCTATATGTTCCAGACCAACAATGCTGACTTTCGTGAGACCGACGAAAACCTGCAGCAGTTGGCGTTTGCGCGCATGCGTGCCATTGAAACCGGACGCTCTGTGGTGAACATTTCAACTGTCGGCACGAGTCAGGTGATGGCGCCAGACGGCAGGACGATCGACCAACTACCGGAAGCCGAGCCTGGGCACATGCTGACCGAGGTGGAATTGCGCACTGGCCTCACTCCGGCCGTGATCCTGGGCTCGTCGATTCAGTTCGTGTTGCTGTGGGGCAGCGTGGGGGCACTGGTCGTGGTGGGCGTCGCCGCCCGCCATCGACGCCGTCGTACGACAGCGGTGCAGTGA
- a CDS encoding RNA polymerase-binding protein RbpA has protein sequence MAERSLRGIRLGAQSLQSEEGVVLMDRTNHTYTCTQCERETTLTFAADAEPPATWECRTCGAEALLVVDGQAVTVDHSEDKVARTHWDMLLERRTREELEEILAERLAYLRERRGEAPARVGA, from the coding sequence ATGGCAGAACGCAGCCTGCGTGGTATCCGACTCGGCGCTCAGAGCTTACAAAGCGAAGAGGGCGTCGTGCTCATGGACCGAACGAATCACACGTACACGTGTACTCAGTGTGAGCGCGAAACAACGCTCACGTTTGCGGCTGATGCAGAGCCGCCAGCAACGTGGGAATGCCGCACGTGCGGCGCCGAAGCATTGCTCGTCGTTGATGGCCAAGCCGTCACCGTCGACCACAGCGAAGACAAGGTTGCACGTACCCACTGGGACATGCTGCTGGAACGTCGCACGCGTGAAGAACTAGAAGAGATTTTGGCTGAGCGACTCGCATACTTGCGCGAGCGCCGTGGAGAAGCGCCGGCACGAGTCGGCGCGTAA
- a CDS encoding glycerophosphodiester phosphodiesterase family protein, which translates to MIHPYLAGVVPQLLAHRGLVDSDGATVSVVENSFAAVAAAHAAGARYIESDCHLTADGVVVLFHDSSLLRVTGDARLVADVTERELADLMTDRGGLITLQQALESFPQTRFNIDIKAHAAAAPAADIIARHADRVLVTSFSDRARSAAAARLAELGARPAYSPGQSSMAKILVAVALGIRPWQKRLFAGFDALQIPESFGKIRVLTRRLLAAAHRNGTVVHVWTINDPADMRRLLDFGVDGLVTDRIDVALAL; encoded by the coding sequence ATCATTCATCCGTATCTCGCGGGTGTTGTTCCGCAGCTCCTCGCTCACCGTGGCCTCGTCGATTCCGACGGGGCCACGGTGAGCGTTGTAGAGAACTCATTCGCCGCTGTCGCCGCAGCTCATGCTGCGGGCGCTCGCTACATTGAGTCTGACTGTCATCTGACGGCTGACGGTGTCGTGGTTTTGTTCCACGATTCTTCGCTCCTGCGCGTTACGGGGGACGCGCGTCTCGTCGCCGATGTGACCGAGCGTGAACTGGCCGACCTGATGACGGATCGTGGCGGACTCATCACGCTGCAGCAGGCGCTGGAGTCTTTTCCGCAGACCCGTTTCAACATCGATATCAAGGCGCACGCTGCTGCGGCCCCGGCGGCAGACATCATCGCCCGCCACGCTGACCGGGTGCTGGTGACGAGCTTTAGCGACCGGGCCCGTTCCGCCGCTGCCGCTCGCCTCGCAGAACTGGGCGCACGCCCTGCGTACTCCCCCGGCCAATCATCCATGGCCAAGATTCTCGTTGCTGTCGCCCTCGGAATTCGCCCGTGGCAGAAGCGCTTGTTTGCCGGATTCGACGCCCTGCAAATACCTGAATCATTCGGAAAGATTCGCGTGCTCACGCGTCGCCTATTGGCTGCCGCACACCGCAACGGAACGGTTGTGCATGTCTGGACAATAAACGATCCGGCAGACATGCGACGGTTACTCGATTTCGGTGTCGACGGGCTCGTCACCGACCGTATTGATGTTGCTTTAGCGCTCTGA
- a CDS encoding SPFH domain-containing protein yields the protein MDSDNIVPTVIGWIIAITFVIIAITILARSIRIIPQAASGVVERLGKYHKTLMPGLNVLVPFIDRLRPLIDMREQVVSFPPQPVITEDNLVVSIDTVVYFQVTDARAATYEIANYLGAVEQLTTTTLRNVVGGLNLEEALTSRDEINGQLRLVLDEATGKWGIRVSRVELKAIDPPLSIQDSMEKQMRAERDRRAAILTAEGTKQSAILEAEGARQAEILRAEGDKQAAVLRAHGEAEAITTVFGAIHAGQPDDKLLAYQYLQMLPKISEGQSNKLWIIPSELTEALKGIGGAFTPKSGGASPFPGAPGAGGGPAAAYAQQPAAAPQQPVVTPSEPVVAAEQAKTEADAVVDSVLDGEPSVRDLIAEAQANDVRSGAVPAEVYEEELGINPTLPPVPPLPPQNPGA from the coding sequence ATGGATAGCGATAACATCGTTCCCACTGTGATCGGGTGGATTATTGCCATCACCTTCGTGATCATCGCGATCACGATTTTGGCGAGGTCTATTCGCATCATTCCGCAGGCCGCATCTGGCGTTGTTGAACGACTCGGCAAGTACCACAAAACCCTGATGCCGGGTCTGAACGTTCTGGTTCCGTTTATCGATCGCCTGCGCCCCCTGATCGACATGCGCGAGCAGGTCGTTTCATTCCCGCCGCAGCCGGTCATCACGGAAGACAACCTGGTCGTTTCGATCGACACCGTTGTCTACTTCCAGGTCACCGATGCGCGTGCCGCGACGTATGAGATCGCGAACTACCTTGGCGCCGTTGAGCAGCTCACCACGACGACTCTTCGTAACGTCGTCGGTGGATTGAACCTGGAAGAGGCGCTCACCAGCCGCGACGAAATCAATGGCCAGCTTCGCTTGGTGCTTGATGAAGCGACCGGCAAGTGGGGTATCCGCGTGTCGCGTGTCGAGCTGAAGGCGATTGACCCGCCCCTCTCCATCCAAGACTCGATGGAGAAGCAGATGCGCGCCGAGCGTGATCGCCGTGCCGCCATTCTGACGGCTGAAGGAACCAAGCAGTCCGCAATTCTGGAGGCTGAAGGTGCTCGTCAGGCGGAGATTCTCCGCGCCGAGGGTGACAAGCAGGCAGCGGTTCTGCGTGCGCACGGTGAAGCAGAAGCGATCACGACTGTCTTCGGCGCCATTCACGCCGGTCAGCCCGATGACAAGCTTCTCGCCTACCAGTACCTGCAGATGCTGCCGAAGATCTCGGAGGGACAATCCAACAAGCTGTGGATCATCCCGAGCGAGCTCACCGAGGCGCTCAAGGGTATCGGCGGAGCGTTTACGCCCAAGAGCGGTGGCGCGTCGCCATTCCCCGGAGCGCCAGGCGCCGGTGGTGGGCCTGCAGCAGCCTATGCTCAGCAGCCCGCGGCCGCTCCCCAACAGCCCGTTGTCACTCCGTCGGAACCGGTGGTTGCTGCGGAGCAGGCAAAGACGGAGGCGGACGCCGTCGTTGATAGCGTTCTCGACGGCGAGCCGTCAGTGCGGGATCTGATTGCCGAAGCGCAAGCGAACGACGTGCGTTCAGGTGCAGTTCCTGCTGAGGTCTACGAAGAAGAGCTTGGCATCAACCCGACGCTCCCACCTGTACCCCCGCTGCCTCCGCAGAATCCGGGTGCGTAG
- a CDS encoding NfeD family protein, which produces MEIIEFLTDWAWVVWLVLIALFIVIEMFTLEFTCLMLALGSAAGLVVSLTGAEFWLQVVVAAVIGVLLILFLRPPLLARLSKNADPAKSNVDALIGMHGMVIETVTTTSGQVKLQNGDTWTARTGYQLLSPQTPVVVSAINGAVAVVVPVNATASQ; this is translated from the coding sequence ATGGAAATCATCGAATTCTTGACCGACTGGGCCTGGGTCGTCTGGCTTGTGCTCATCGCGCTTTTTATCGTGATTGAGATGTTCACGCTCGAATTCACCTGCCTCATGTTGGCGTTGGGCAGCGCCGCGGGCCTCGTGGTTTCACTCACCGGCGCCGAATTTTGGCTGCAGGTTGTCGTTGCCGCCGTCATCGGCGTGCTACTGATTCTGTTCTTGCGGCCACCGCTATTGGCTCGGCTCTCAAAGAATGCTGACCCAGCCAAGAGCAACGTCGACGCCCTGATTGGCATGCACGGCATGGTGATCGAGACGGTCACCACAACGTCTGGACAGGTCAAGTTGCAAAATGGCGACACCTGGACAGCCCGCACCGGCTACCAATTGCTCTCGCCGCAAACCCCTGTTGTTGTTTCTGCCATCAACGGTGCTGTCGCCGTTGTGGTTCCGGTTAACGCAACCGCTTCGCAGTAA
- a CDS encoding SDR family oxidoreductase yields the protein MTTLLPPGSLNGKVALVTGSSRGIGADTVRYFAEAGADVVINFRNKAPRAEKLATQLRDLGVQAITVGADLTDPDSVKTMIDAVREAYGKLDILVLNASGGMESGMAADYALTLNRDAQLNMLNAAREIMTPGSRVVFVTSHQAHYIRTTPTMPEYEPVALSKRAGEDALRELIPSLAEDGIEFVVVSGDMIEGTITATLLERANPGAISERRESAGKLYNVSEFAAEVAQAAVDPLPADNTRLVGDVSAFESN from the coding sequence GTGACAACGCTGCTTCCCCCCGGTTCTTTGAACGGAAAGGTGGCCCTCGTCACCGGTTCTTCGCGCGGTATCGGTGCCGATACGGTGCGTTACTTCGCCGAAGCTGGCGCCGATGTCGTCATTAACTTCCGCAACAAGGCTCCGCGTGCTGAGAAGCTCGCAACGCAGCTGCGTGATTTGGGCGTGCAGGCCATCACGGTAGGCGCAGACCTCACCGACCCGGACTCGGTCAAAACCATGATCGACGCTGTTCGTGAAGCGTACGGAAAGCTCGACATCCTTGTCTTGAACGCCTCGGGTGGCATGGAGTCGGGAATGGCGGCGGACTATGCGCTCACGCTCAACCGCGATGCCCAGCTCAACATGCTCAATGCCGCACGCGAGATCATGACGCCAGGTTCGCGCGTCGTGTTCGTCACGAGCCACCAAGCACACTACATTCGCACCACGCCGACGATGCCGGAGTACGAGCCTGTCGCGCTGTCAAAGCGTGCGGGTGAAGACGCACTGCGCGAGCTCATCCCATCGCTCGCTGAAGATGGCATTGAGTTCGTTGTCGTCTCGGGCGACATGATCGAAGGAACGATTACCGCGACGCTCCTCGAGCGCGCGAATCCGGGAGCAATCTCCGAGCGCCGCGAATCTGCAGGCAAGCTCTACAACGTGTCTGAATTTGCCGCCGAGGTCGCTCAGGCCGCCGTCGATCCGCTCCCCGCAGACAACACCCGCCTCGTCGGCGATGTCTCCGCATTTGAAAGCAACTAA
- a CDS encoding S9 family peptidase, protein MKPQDITQLISVSRPTIAPDGSFAVFATSRPDEVANRSVGQLWRTDFVGAPRRITRGVADAAPALSPDGTQIAFLRGVEKKGAQLFVVDANGGEAIQVTDVHGGVSGFEWAPDGASFVFAARVAENGRYGTVDGLGEAAEAPRKVTGFRWHANGLGYTVDRPSHLFVVPAPDLSAEPFYAPAPAVIADGAEKPKPQVIPAEPRQITTGEGKTYAGIAFTPDGSEVLTTVADVQPTTIDLTTTVVAVTVADGAERVVVAPEALLSVGDIAVAEDGTIALLAYSVGESRTDFVAPGMGLWVLDGATPRALTDTATIDLGEVGSHIVVVGDDFLVLNRTRGRVHALRVTRAGDVSTVIDGDVELGGLAAADTAAGLRIVATATSPDSFGELLVSDAEGTRTATNFGAGLRASGIVTPKELTITGRDGYPIHGWLAAPEGDGQHPVILMIHGGPYASYGVHVFDEVQTLVDAGYAVAFCNPRGSAGYGTAHGRSIRQAMGTVDFNDVIDFLEGAVASDARLDGERVGVMGGSYGGYLTAWVTTQDHRFAGAIVERGFLEPESFVGTSDIGSFFGIEYVGGTAEQIAAQSPYAHVDNVKTPTLVIHSELDFRCPLEQATRYYSKLKHNGVEAEMLIFPGENHELTRSGQPRHRLERFAAVLEWWDRVLPVTK, encoded by the coding sequence ATGAAGCCTCAGGACATTACTCAGCTCATTTCCGTCTCGCGTCCCACCATCGCACCCGATGGTTCCTTCGCGGTCTTCGCCACCTCCCGGCCTGACGAGGTCGCGAACCGTAGCGTCGGTCAGCTCTGGCGCACTGACTTCGTTGGTGCCCCGCGGCGTATTACTCGTGGCGTGGCGGATGCTGCTCCTGCGCTGTCGCCCGACGGCACCCAGATTGCGTTCCTCCGCGGTGTCGAGAAGAAGGGCGCCCAGCTGTTCGTGGTTGACGCGAACGGTGGTGAGGCGATTCAGGTCACCGACGTTCACGGCGGTGTGAGCGGATTCGAGTGGGCACCCGACGGTGCATCCTTCGTGTTTGCTGCTCGGGTTGCGGAGAACGGCCGGTACGGAACCGTTGACGGGCTCGGCGAGGCTGCGGAGGCTCCGCGGAAGGTCACCGGGTTCCGCTGGCACGCCAACGGCCTCGGATACACCGTTGACCGTCCCAGCCACCTGTTCGTGGTTCCGGCCCCCGATCTTTCGGCCGAGCCGTTCTATGCTCCCGCTCCGGCGGTCATCGCTGATGGTGCGGAGAAGCCGAAGCCGCAGGTTATCCCGGCGGAACCGCGTCAGATCACGACGGGCGAAGGTAAGACGTACGCGGGTATTGCCTTCACTCCCGATGGCAGCGAGGTGCTGACCACGGTCGCCGATGTGCAGCCGACGACGATCGACTTGACCACCACGGTTGTTGCCGTGACCGTGGCTGACGGCGCTGAGCGCGTTGTGGTTGCGCCCGAGGCGCTGCTTTCCGTTGGCGACATCGCTGTGGCGGAAGACGGAACCATTGCACTGCTGGCGTATTCGGTAGGGGAGTCCCGCACCGACTTCGTGGCGCCCGGAATGGGCCTGTGGGTTCTCGACGGCGCGACTCCGCGCGCGCTGACGGATACCGCCACAATCGACCTCGGTGAGGTTGGCAGCCACATTGTTGTTGTCGGCGACGACTTCCTCGTCCTTAACCGCACGCGCGGTCGTGTGCACGCTCTTCGCGTGACTCGCGCGGGCGATGTCTCCACCGTGATCGATGGCGACGTCGAGCTCGGTGGTCTTGCTGCTGCCGATACGGCTGCCGGCCTGCGCATCGTGGCGACTGCGACGTCGCCCGACTCGTTCGGCGAACTGCTCGTCTCGGACGCTGAGGGAACACGTACCGCGACGAATTTCGGTGCGGGGCTCCGCGCCAGCGGTATCGTCACGCCGAAGGAACTGACGATCACCGGCCGCGACGGTTACCCGATTCACGGCTGGCTCGCCGCCCCCGAGGGTGACGGCCAGCACCCGGTGATTCTGATGATCCACGGCGGTCCGTACGCGAGCTACGGTGTGCACGTGTTTGATGAGGTACAGACGCTTGTCGACGCTGGCTACGCCGTTGCTTTCTGCAACCCGCGTGGTTCCGCCGGCTACGGCACCGCACACGGGCGTTCGATTCGCCAGGCCATGGGTACCGTCGACTTCAACGACGTCATTGACTTCCTTGAGGGCGCGGTTGCAAGCGATGCGCGCCTTGACGGCGAGCGTGTCGGTGTGATGGGCGGTTCATACGGCGGCTACCTCACCGCATGGGTGACCACGCAGGATCACCGTTTTGCGGGAGCCATTGTGGAGCGCGGATTCCTCGAGCCCGAGTCGTTCGTCGGAACCAGTGACATCGGATCGTTCTTTGGCATCGAGTACGTGGGTGGTACCGCTGAGCAGATCGCTGCGCAGAGCCCCTACGCGCACGTCGACAACGTGAAGACCCCCACGCTGGTCATTCACTCCGAGCTGGACTTCCGTTGCCCGCTTGAGCAGGCGACACGGTATTACTCGAAGCTGAAGCACAACGGTGTTGAAGCCGAAATGCTGATCTTCCCTGGTGAAAACCACGAGCTCACCCGCTCCGGCCAGCCGCGCCACCGTCTGGAGCGGTTCGCTGCCGTTCTGGAATGGTGGGACCGCGTGCTTCCGGTTACGAAGTAG